In Candidatus Methylomirabilota bacterium, the genomic window AGGTCCGCGTCAACGGCGCGCCCGTGGAGGTCCCGGACCCCAGCCGGGGCGTGGTCTTTCAGGAGGCGGCGCTCTTTCCCTGGTACACGGTGTGGGACAACGTGAGCTTCGGTCCCCGGACCATGGGCGTCCCCGCGGCTCAGTACCGTCCCAAGGTCGAGGCCTATCTGGACCAGGTCGGGCTACGCGGATTCGAGCGTCACTATCCGGCCGAGCTCTCGGGCGGGATGAAGCAGCGGGTGGGGATCGCGCGGGTGCTGGTCATGGAGCCCGAGGTGCTGCTGATGGACGAGCCCTTCGGGAGTCTGGACGCTCAGACCCGGCTGGTGATGCAGGAGCTGCTGCTCTCGGTGTGGGAGCGGCACCACCAGACCGTGCTCTTCATCACCCATGATATCGAAGAGGCGCTGCTCATCGCTGACAGCGTCTCCGTCATGACAGCGCGGCCCGGCCGCATCAAGAAGCGCATGGTGGTGAACCTGCCGCGGCCGCGCTCCGTGGACGTCACAACCTCTCCGGTCTTCAACGAGTTGAAGCGCGAGGTGCTCGCGCTGATCCGCGAGGAGAGCCTGCGGGCAGCCACCGAGGGCCTGGCCTGAGGCTGCAAGGGCACACATGCTGGCCGAGCTGCGGGAGCGCGACGCCACCGGCGAGATCGCCGCGATCTACGACGAGAGCGTAGGCAACATTAGCACCCTCCGGCAGCGGGCGCCCCCCTCGTGGCCCCCCTCCCCGAGACACAATCTCCCATACTCAGACACCGGCCGCCCCAGGAGCCGATGCCACGGCCGGCCGGGGCGGTTGCGCCGGAGGGCGGGCTTGGGGCGGATCGACGCGGAGCCGGCGCCGGCGCGGGGGCTCGCTCGGGCCATCGTCGGTTGAACCGAACGCCCCTTCAGCGGACCCCTGAGGCCGTAAACTTGATTACTTCAATACTTTACCAACAGTAGCGCCAGCGCCATAAGTAATCACACCTGTACCACTGTGAACCGAACCAATAATACGGCTATTTGCTCCAAGCACGATATTACCAGCTGCAGTCACATTACCTTTGACAACGCTATTAGCGCCACTTGTATAGGCAGCTTTGGCCGTCACACTACCATCGACAACCGCGCTATCTCCACTCGTAAAGCCAACACCAGCAGTAACGGAACCAGTCACATGACTGGTAGCGCCAAGCGTAACAGCCGCCTTAGCGGATACATCGCCTTTGATAGTAGTACTTGCGCCGCTCGTAAAGGCAGCACTAGAACAAATGGCATCGCTTGAGCCGCCAGCAACCAAAGTAGTAGTATCAGCACAAGCAGCAGCATTTACTGTTGATGTTCCAAACACCATAAAACTCACCAGAAGCAATGTCATAGAAATTCCTGCATGAATATTTTTCATTTGCTTTCTCCTCTGTTGCTTTAAAGGGTTTGGGTAGAAAATCCTACCACCAAGGAAGGAAAAGGGATCAGACTTTCCTTTTTCCAAGTTGCCAAAACCTCACTCCAAATCCACCATCCCCCATCAATCTTGGACGGGCGTAGGCCCCATTAACGGGGTCCTGGAGGAGGCCGGAGCGGTGAGCGTAGGCAACATTAGCACCCTCCGGCAGCGGGCGCCCCCCTCGTGGCCCCCATCCCCGTGACATAGTCTCCCATACTCAGACACCGGCCGCTACCACAGCCGCTTGTCGCCCACGCGAGCCCGACCTTCGCCTGTGATCACCTCGAAGCACGGCAAATCGTTCAGGGCCGGGGCGCCGGTTGCTTCGCCCGTGCGCAGATCGAAGCAGGCGTGATGCCACGGGCAGCGGATCGTGCCGTCGACGACGAGCCCCTCCGCCAGCGGCCCACCGTAGTGCGTGCACGAGGCGCCGACCGCGAACAGCTCGGCTCCGCGCTTCACGAGGACCACCGCCTCGCCGTGGGCGTGACCGAGCAGCGGAGCGCCATCCTGAACGCTCGCGATGGGGACGCCGGCAGAGAGATCCGGTCCGCTCGGCGCCGCCGGCTCGCTCATGTCGGTCCCTCACTCTCCCTTGCTGCGGCGCTCGTACGAGACGGAGTAGGCAGCCGACCGGGCCAGCAGAATCGGATCGGCCGAGAGCGCGATGCCGTCCGCAAGGTTGGTGGGGTCGAACACCAGCTGGCGCTCGTCGGCTGCGCCTGACGCAGAGATGCCGGCGATCTCCAGACGCCCCAGCTCGACCAGCGGTCGGTCCGCGGGCCACAAGGCCGTGACATCGTCCGTCGGATCGTTCGCCGCGGCTACCTGCAAGAGCAAGCGGAACACGACCGGGCCGTTCCGGAGCCGGCTGTCCAGCTCGTCGCGCAGGAAGTTCGGGCTTCGCTTGCCGGCTTCGTCGGGCGAGAGATAGGCTTCCCCCGCCACGGGCGTCCAGCGATAGCGCCCGAATCGGCTCGTGCCGTCCGCGGCCGTGAAGAGAAAGGCGTGCTCCGCATGGTAGCTGGCCTGGGCATAGCTGGCCGGCACCGGCTTCTTCATCAGGCGCTGGATGAAGGCGCCCGCCGTGGGGTGGCAGGTCACGAAGCGGGGCACCGCATCGGGCACGGGCTTGCCGGTTGCGGGATCCGGAAGCTGAGCGCGGAGGAAAGCGAGAAACTCCTCGGGAGTCCGCACGGGGAAGCCCTCGATGGAGTTGGCCAGGATGTCGGCGCTCTTGCCACCGGCCAGCTGGAACTTCACGGACATGGCCCGCACGCCGGCGAGGCCATCGTGCACATCCGGATTCCCGTTCGAATTGGAGAAGCGGATGACGGCCGGTACCGACTGGCCCTGGAGGTGAGGCGCCTTGCTCATGCGGCGGGCATCCGGCGTGGCGCGAAAGGTGCCCGAACAGACGATGCCCTTGGCGTGGGCCGGGCGGACGCCGGGATGCGGCCCGGCGAGCGCCCGCATGGCCTCGACGAGTTGAACATGGAGAGCTCCCGGGGCGGCGGAATCAGGCATTGTGGGCCTCCTTCCCGGCCAATGCCGGGAGAGCACGGTGCGAGTCCTCGGAGTCCTGCCTCCGGCGTCGACGCCGATCGGCGCCGAGCTGCCGCCTCATTGTCGCACTCGTGGGAAGGCGACTCGCCGGGACCGGCGGCACGAGTCCGCGCCAGCTCACACGATCTCGATCGTCACTCGCCCAGGTAGAGTTCGAGTCAACTAGGGCAGGTGCCGACCCGCGATCCCTGACGATCGACTTCCCTCGAGTCCCACCAACCGCCGCGAGGCCGGCCCTCGAGCAGCGGGGTCGCCGTGGGCGAGCCAGGGACATCCCGGCGCACCTGACGCGACTACTGTTTGACGGCGCCGAACGTGAGCCCGGAGACGATGTGCCGCTGAGCGAGGAGCGCGACGAGAAGCACGGGCAGCGTGATGAGAGTGGCGGCCGCGGCCAGGGTGCTCCAGTTGATCTCCTCGTAGGAGATCATGGTGTAGACAGCGATGGGCAACGTGCGCGTGGAGCGGCCGGCCAGGATCACCGAGAAGAGAAAGTTGTTCCAGGAGAACACGAAGGAAAGGATGGCGGTGGCCATCACGCCGGGCTTGACGAGGGGGAGGGCGATGCGCCAGAAGGCGCCGAAGTACGAGCAGCCGTCGATCAGAGCCGCGTCTTCCAGGTCGGCGGGGACGTCCTCGAAGAAGGAGATCATCACCCAGATGATGATGGGGAGGCCCACGATGAGATGCGTCAGGATCAGCGCACCGTAGGTGTCCACCATCCGGAGACGGCGAAAGAAGATGTACCAGGGAATCAGGTAGGCGATGCCGGGAATGATGCGCGCCACCAGGATGACCACGGCCAGCCGCTGCTGGCGCCAACGAGCTATCGAGTAGGCGGCGGGGAGCCCCACGGCCAGACCGAGCGCCGTGCAGCCCGCCGCCACCACCAGGCTGTTCCACGTGTAGAGGAAGAACGGATACTTGGTGAACACCTCGCGGTATCCGGCCGCGGTGACGCTGAAGCGCACAAAGGACGGCGGGTAGGCCATGGCCTCGACCTGTGGCTTGAGCGAGAGCGTGATCATCCAGTAGAAGACGAAGACCGTGGGCAGCATGAACAATCCGGCGAGACCGTAGAAGCCGGCCGTGGACAGCCAGGGATGCCGGCTTCCCCTCACCACGTCACGCTCCTCCGGACCTTGATCAGAATCAGCGAGGCGCCCATGACCACGGCGAAGAGCGCCACCGCCATGGACGAGGCGTAGCCCATGTTGAAATAGGAGAAGGCCTGGTTGAAGAGCAGGATGTTGATGGTCTCCGAGGCATTGGCGGGCCCACCCTGGGTCATGACGAAGATGATGTCGAAGGTCTTCAGCGCGTCGATGGCGCGGAAGAGGACGGCCACCACGAGCGCAGGTCTAAGCAGCGGGAGCGTGATGTGCCAGAAGGCCCGCAGCGTCGAGGCACCGTCGAGATGGGCGGCCTCGTACGGCTCACGGGGCAGGCTGGCCAGGCCGGCGAGCGCGATGAGCATGATGAGCGGCGTCCACTGCCACACGTCGACCAGGGCGAGCGCGTATAGCGCCGTCTGGCTCGAGTACGTCCAGCGCCACGGTGAGAGCCCCACGACGGAGAGCAGGTAATTCGCCACCCCGAGGCTCGGGTGGTACATCATCACGAACACGAGACCGATGGCCGTCGGCGTTGCCACCATGGGCAGGATGGCCAGGGTGCGCAGCAGTCCCCGCCCCCAGAACTCGCGGTTGAACAGCAGCGCCATCGCGAGGCCCAGGATGGTCTCGGCGCCGACGGCCACGATGGTGAAGTAGATGGTCCGCCCCACTGCCTCTCGGAAGCGCGCGTCAGCGATCGCGATCTTGCGATAGTTCGCAAGCCCGATGAAGTGCGGCGCGGTCAGGCTGGAGGCGAACCACTCCTGGAGGCTCATCCACCCCGTGTAGAAGATCGGGTAGACGATGATCACGGCCACGAGCAGCACGGCGGGGGCCGGAAAGAGCCACTGCGCGTGGCGATGCGCCCAGCGCCCGAGCCCGCGGGAGGAGATCCGCACCCTTCTCGCGCTATCTCTCCGTCCGGTTGAGCATGTCCTGGAAGTCCTTCTGGGCTTGCGCCAGGACCTGGGCGGGCGGCGCGCCCTCGATGGCCTTCTGAATGGCCACGCCGATGATGTCCCGATACTCGGTGACGCCGACGATCTCGGGCAATCCCTGCCGGCCGATCTTGAGCGAGGCCTGATAGGCCTGGTACCAGTCGGCGGGCATCTTGGGCTTGGCCTTGACCTCTGGGCTGTCCCAGGTCGAGGTCCGGCCCACGCCGACCCCGGCCATGAGTTCACGCACCGCGTTCGCCTTGTTGGTGGCCCACTGGCAGAAGAGGTAGGAGGCTTCCTTGTTCCGGCTCTGGGCATTGACGGCCATGCCCGTGATGTAGATCGGCGAGAAGTGCCCTCCGGGGCCGGCGGGTAGCACGGCGTATCCCACCTTGCCGACCACCTTGGACTTGGCGGCGTCCTCGAACTGGCTCGCGAAATTAACGCCGTCCATGTAGATGGCGACCTGTCCCTGCATGAAGGACGCCGAGCACTCGTACCAGTTGAAGTTGACCACGCCCGGCGGCCCGTACTGCCGGAGGAGCTTGCTGTAGAGATCGATGGCGGCCACCTGCTCCTTGCTGTCAAGGGCGGCTTTGCCGTCCTTCAGGTAGGTACCTCCCATGGGAAACAGAATGCTCGGGTACTGGGTCGCGTTGGCGTTCTTGAGCCCGCGAAGGACGATGCCGTAGGTGCTGGGAGGCGCGTGGAGCTTCTGCACGAGCGGCTCGAGGTCGCTGAGCGTCTTGGGTGGCGTGAGATTCTTGGGTTCGAAGAGGTCCTTACGGTAGAAGAAGACATTCGCGTCGATGAAGGCCGCGAGAGCGGAGATGCTCCCGTCGGGCTGGGTCACGCCGGCGCGGGCGCCAGGGGAGAAATCGTTCCAGTCGAAGTCGGGGCTGGTCAGGGTCGTGTCCTGGAGGAACTTGTTCAGCGGGTGGTACCAGCCCGCCTTCCAGAAGCGCTTCTTCTCGACATGGAGCGAGGTGAAGAAGGCATCGATCCCGCCCGAGTTCGCCGTCATCTCGACCGTCATCTTCTGACGGGCCTGGATCTCCGGCAGGGTCTCCCACTTGACCTTCATCCCCGAGAGCGACTCGAACTCGGGGATATTCTTCTCGAGCACATCGACGAAGGGGTGCTTGGTCAACATCAGGAAGAGATCCTTGCCCTGGAAGCGCTTCCAGTTGAAGCTCTGCGCCCTCGCCGGCGTGAAGACGGAGGGTCCTGCCGTGGCGCCGGCGGCAGCGGTGGCGAGAAAGGCGCGGCGGGTCAGTCGGCGAGCGGCCATTCTTGGCCTCCTCTCGTACGGTAGGCGGCATAGCCTCCGGCGGGCCACTGCCCAGCGCGGACGAACCGTGGCATCTCACGCCGATCCTGTCAGAGCGCGCGGGCCAAGTCAAACCGGAGCCTCGAGGCGGCGCGCCGCCCCGGCTCCGGATGGACCTCGCGACGCCTCGGTGAGATAGTGGGAGTTCAAACCATGGCCGAACAGACTCTTCAATCCGTCGCCTTCCCGACCCTCGACGAAGCCCAGGTCAGCGAGTTTGCCCGCTGCACCATGGCCACCTCCAAGCGGTTTCGGAACGGGGAGACACTCATCGGGATGGGCGATCGCGACTTCAAGTTCTTCATCGTCAAGTCCGGTGAGGTAGAGATCGTCGATCATACGGGTGACAAGCCGAAGACGGTCGTGGTCCATGGGAAGGGCCAGTTCACCGGTGACATCTCTCACCTCACCGGCCGCGCGTCGGTCATCAGCGCCGTGGCCAGAGGCGATTGCGAGGTGGACGAGGTCTCGGGAGATACGCTGAGAGGTGCGCTCAACCAGTGCCCGGTCCTGAGCGACATCGTCCTGCAGGCCTTCATCGCCCGGCGGCAGCTCCTGCGCGAATCGCCGGACTTCGTGGGGCTGCGGGTGATCGGCTCGCGCTACTCCACCGATACCTTCCGCGTTCGCGACTTCCTGGCCAAGAACCGCTCGATCTTCACCTGGGTGGACGTGGAGACCGACCCCGAAGTCGGCCGGCTGCTCAAGCACTTCGGGATGAGCGAAGCCGACACGCCGGTGGTCGCCCTCGGCGACTTACTGCTCCTGCGAAACCCTTCAAACCTGCAGCTGGCCGATGCCATCGGCCTCCATCAGCCGCTGGAGCGGACAGTCCATGACTTGGTCGTGGTGGGAGCCGGGCCGGCCGGGCTGGCCGCGGCGGTCTACGGGGCCTCTGAAGGATTGCAGACGGTCTTGCTGGAGTGCATCGCGCCCGGGGGGCAGGCGGGTAGCAGCATGCGTATCGAGAACTATCTGGGCTTCCCCACGGGTATAACGGGTGCCGACCTGGCGGAGCGCGCCATCCTGCAGGCCAACAAGTTCGGTGCTCGCCTGTCCGTCCCTTCTCGGGTCATGCGCCTGGGTTGGGACAAGGGCTACTCCGTCATGGAACTGGAGGACGGCGAGACCGTGGCCACGAAGTGCCTGCTGATCGCCACCGGAGCCGACTATCGCCGGCTGGACGTCGAAGGCTGCGAGCTATTCGAGGGAAAGGGCGTCTACTACGCGGCGACCGTCGCCGAGGGGAAGATGTGCCATGGAGCGCAGGTGGTGGTGGTGGGCGGCGGTAACTCCGCGGGCCAGGCCGCGGTCTTCCTTTCCCAGCATGCTAGCAAGGTCTTCCTCCTGATCCGCGGCGACGATCTGTACAAGAACATGTCCAGCTATCTAGTCCATCGGATCGAGCAGACGGGCAATATCGAGCTTCTCACGTGCACCAAGATCCGGCGGATGAGCGGCGATGGCCATCTCGCTTCTGTCGACATCGTCAACGAGAAAACCGGGCAAGCGCGCACGGTGGAAACGCCCGGGGTGTTCAGCTTCATCGGAGCGGTGCCGCGGACCGACTGGCTGCCGCCCGAGATCGAGAGGGACGCCGCGGGATTCATCCGGACCGGCGCAGCCCTGGCGCAGTCTCCCCACTGGACCAGCCGGCGGCACCCGTTCTTGCTGGAGACCAGCCGCCCCGGAGTGTTCGCCGCCGGCGATGTACGGTCAGGCTCGATCAAGCGCGTCGCCTCGGCCGTCGGCGAAGGCTCGATGGTGGTCCAGTTCGTCCACGAGTTTCTCAAGGAGATGTGAGGGCTCACGACTTCGCTGTCGAAGGCTCCGGGGGCCGGCGCTCCCGCCAGTCGGTGCCCTGCTCGTAGGCCCAGCCGATGCGCAGTGCCATCGCCTCCTCGCCCGCATGGCAGACGATCTGTAGCGATAGCGGAAGGCCGGCGGCGGTGAAGCCGTCCGGCACGGCGAGAGCGCAGAGACCGAGATAGTTGACGGCCCGGGTGAAGTGCGCGGCGGTGCCGGACTGGTCCGCCTGGTCGATCGGGATGGGCGGCGTCTGCGTCGTCGGCGTCAGCAGCGCGTCGACGTCGGCGAGCGCGGCAGCGACGACCCGCCGGCGCTCTTCCCGCTCCGCCAGTGCGAGCAAGTAGTCGCGCGCCGAGAGGCCTCGCCCGATCTGTATGCGCGGGCGAACGTGCGGGTCAATCGGCAAGCTCTCGTCGTCGACGAGATGCCCGACGAACCGATACCCCTCGGCGCCGATGATGCGCCCGGTGGCCGCGGCGTAGTCGCTGAACCGATGCGGTAGCGCGGGGCGGACGATCCGGGCGCCGAGCTTGCCGAGCGTCTCGACGGCAGCGTCGTAGGCGGCCAGCACGTCCTTGTCGACGCCCGCGCGCTCCGCGTCGGGCATCACGCCGAGCCTGAGACCGGCGACCCCGCGCCGGAGCGTAGGGAGCGGATCGACGGGCGCCCACGCGAGCGTCTGCGGATCGCGCGGATCGGGCCCGTTGAGCACGCGGAAGATCAGCGCGGCGTCCTCAACGGAACGCGCCAGCGGCCCGGGCGTGTCGAGCGTGGAGGAGAGCGGCAGGACGCCGTAGGTGCTGATGCGGCCCGCGCTTACCTTCAAGCCCACGATGCCGCACCAGGCGGCGGGCAGCCGCACGGAGCCCCCGGTGTCGGTGCCGATGGCCACGGGCGCGAGACCCGCCGCCACCGCCACGCCCGAGCCGCTCGACGAGCCGCCGGGCGTCCGGTGCACCGCGAGGTCCCACGGGTTCCTCGGCGTGCCGAGATGGGTATTGGTGCCCCAGCTCCCCATCGCGAACTCGACCGTGTGCGTCTTGCCGAGGACGATCATGCCGGCGGCAATGAGCCGCTCGGCGAGGGTGGCGGTGACCGGAG contains:
- a CDS encoding Rieske 2Fe-2S domain-containing protein, which encodes MSEPAAPSGPDLSAGVPIASVQDGAPLLGHAHGEAVVLVKRGAELFAVGASCTHYGGPLAEGLVVDGTIRCPWHHACFDLRTGEATGAPALNDLPCFEVITGEGRARVGDKRLW
- a CDS encoding FAD-dependent oxidoreductase, whose amino-acid sequence is MAEQTLQSVAFPTLDEAQVSEFARCTMATSKRFRNGETLIGMGDRDFKFFIVKSGEVEIVDHTGDKPKTVVVHGKGQFTGDISHLTGRASVISAVARGDCEVDEVSGDTLRGALNQCPVLSDIVLQAFIARRQLLRESPDFVGLRVIGSRYSTDTFRVRDFLAKNRSIFTWVDVETDPEVGRLLKHFGMSEADTPVVALGDLLLLRNPSNLQLADAIGLHQPLERTVHDLVVVGAGPAGLAAAVYGASEGLQTVLLECIAPGGQAGSSMRIENYLGFPTGITGADLAERAILQANKFGARLSVPSRVMRLGWDKGYSVMELEDGETVATKCLLIATGADYRRLDVEGCELFEGKGVYYAATVAEGKMCHGAQVVVVGGGNSAGQAAVFLSQHASKVFLLIRGDDLYKNMSSYLVHRIEQTGNIELLTCTKIRRMSGDGHLASVDIVNEKTGQARTVETPGVFSFIGAVPRTDWLPPEIERDAAGFIRTGAALAQSPHWTSRRHPFLLETSRPGVFAAGDVRSGSIKRVASAVGEGSMVVQFVHEFLKEM
- a CDS encoding polymer-forming cytoskeletal protein is translated as MEKGKSDPFSFLGGRIFYPNPLKQQRRKQMKNIHAGISMTLLLVSFMVFGTSTVNAAACADTTTLVAGGSSDAICSSAAFTSGASTTIKGDVSAKAAVTLGATSHVTGSVTAGVGFTSGDSAVVDGSVTAKAAYTSGANSVVKGNVTAAGNIVLGANSRIIGSVHSGTGVITYGAGATVGKVLK
- a CDS encoding catalase family peroxidase, which codes for MPDSAAPGALHVQLVEAMRALAGPHPGVRPAHAKGIVCSGTFRATPDARRMSKAPHLQGQSVPAVIRFSNSNGNPDVHDGLAGVRAMSVKFQLAGGKSADILANSIEGFPVRTPEEFLAFLRAQLPDPATGKPVPDAVPRFVTCHPTAGAFIQRLMKKPVPASYAQASYHAEHAFLFTAADGTSRFGRYRWTPVAGEAYLSPDEAGKRSPNFLRDELDSRLRNGPVVFRLLLQVAAANDPTDDVTALWPADRPLVELGRLEIAGISASGAADERQLVFDPTNLADGIALSADPILLARSAAYSVSYERRSKGE
- a CDS encoding sugar ABC transporter permease — encoded protein: MRISSRGLGRWAHRHAQWLFPAPAVLLVAVIIVYPIFYTGWMSLQEWFASSLTAPHFIGLANYRKIAIADARFREAVGRTIYFTIVAVGAETILGLAMALLFNREFWGRGLLRTLAILPMVATPTAIGLVFVMMYHPSLGVANYLLSVVGLSPWRWTYSSQTALYALALVDVWQWTPLIMLIALAGLASLPREPYEAAHLDGASTLRAFWHITLPLLRPALVVAVLFRAIDALKTFDIIFVMTQGGPANASETINILLFNQAFSYFNMGYASSMAVALFAVVMGASLILIKVRRSVTW
- a CDS encoding ABC transporter ATP-binding protein, giving the protein MPDAAVELRGVSKVFVARDRRVVALQDIDLSIARNEFAAILGPSGCGKSTLLNMVAGFDRPSGGQVRVNGAPVEVPDPSRGVVFQEAALFPWYTVWDNVSFGPRTMGVPAAQYRPKVEAYLDQVGLRGFERHYPAELSGGMKQRVGIARVLVMEPEVLLMDEPFGSLDAQTRLVMQELLLSVWERHHQTVLFITHDIEEALLIADSVSVMTARPGRIKKRMVVNLPRPRSVDVTTSPVFNELKREVLALIREESLRAATEGLA
- a CDS encoding sugar ABC transporter substrate-binding protein, with product MAARRLTRRAFLATAAAGATAGPSVFTPARAQSFNWKRFQGKDLFLMLTKHPFVDVLEKNIPEFESLSGMKVKWETLPEIQARQKMTVEMTANSGGIDAFFTSLHVEKKRFWKAGWYHPLNKFLQDTTLTSPDFDWNDFSPGARAGVTQPDGSISALAAFIDANVFFYRKDLFEPKNLTPPKTLSDLEPLVQKLHAPPSTYGIVLRGLKNANATQYPSILFPMGGTYLKDGKAALDSKEQVAAIDLYSKLLRQYGPPGVVNFNWYECSASFMQGQVAIYMDGVNFASQFEDAAKSKVVGKVGYAVLPAGPGGHFSPIYITGMAVNAQSRNKEASYLFCQWATNKANAVRELMAGVGVGRTSTWDSPEVKAKPKMPADWYQAYQASLKIGRQGLPEIVGVTEYRDIIGVAIQKAIEGAPPAQVLAQAQKDFQDMLNRTER
- a CDS encoding amidase; amino-acid sequence: MTRIDPVWASVAELSRAFGARTLSPIDAVEALLERIRRRDSVLHAFIAVYEADARLAAEGADRAIRAGHRVGPLHGVPIALKDLVDLEGRVTTGGSKVWAERVSPVTATLAERLIAAGMIVLGKTHTVEFAMGSWGTNTHLGTPRNPWDLAVHRTPGGSSSGSGVAVAAGLAPVAIGTDTGGSVRLPAAWCGIVGLKVSAGRISTYGVLPLSSTLDTPGPLARSVEDAALIFRVLNGPDPRDPQTLAWAPVDPLPTLRRGVAGLRLGVMPDAERAGVDKDVLAAYDAAVETLGKLGARIVRPALPHRFSDYAAATGRIIGAEGYRFVGHLVDDESLPIDPHVRPRIQIGRGLSARDYLLALAEREERRRVVAAALADVDALLTPTTQTPPIPIDQADQSGTAAHFTRAVNYLGLCALAVPDGFTAAGLPLSLQIVCHAGEEAMALRIGWAYEQGTDWRERRPPEPSTAKS
- a CDS encoding carbohydrate ABC transporter permease, with amino-acid sequence MVRGSRHPWLSTAGFYGLAGLFMLPTVFVFYWMITLSLKPQVEAMAYPPSFVRFSVTAAGYREVFTKYPFFLYTWNSLVVAAGCTALGLAVGLPAAYSIARWRQQRLAVVILVARIIPGIAYLIPWYIFFRRLRMVDTYGALILTHLIVGLPIIIWVMISFFEDVPADLEDAALIDGCSYFGAFWRIALPLVKPGVMATAILSFVFSWNNFLFSVILAGRSTRTLPIAVYTMISYEEINWSTLAAAATLITLPVLLVALLAQRHIVSGLTFGAVKQ